In the Flavobacterium pallidum genome, one interval contains:
- a CDS encoding phenylacetate--CoA ligase family protein, whose product MAKFTEKLRKMAFGTVDALKGGHIQKHVDEIATSIAKGSPERAEKLQKILQHAVNTVPIYKGISPESIENFRVMDKNFIRENSASFLSSAFEEHQRIAAVTSGSTGTPFKVFHDRNKKSRNSADTIYFASRAGFSVGEKLYYFKIWSALNHKSFSLRYMQNITPVDVIHLDDNQIEKLIKEIENDGSDMGFLGYSSALELVARYLDKTYHGPVKAKVNSIISMSEGLNEYTKNTLTKFFGTQAVSRYSNIENGIIAQQETDGLLRFRINTASYHIEILGMDSDIPVKKGKLGRIVVTDFYNYAMPMIRYDTGDIGCLSTEDDNYLQTIEGRKLDLIYDTKGDLISSYIVYKNMWQYVEINQYQFVQYGPKDYLFKVNSDSAFGKEEKLVAEFKQYLGKDANFKVEYVDEIPLLSSGKRKKIMNTYHNK is encoded by the coding sequence ATGGCGAAATTCACCGAAAAACTACGGAAAATGGCTTTCGGCACTGTAGATGCCCTTAAAGGCGGGCACATCCAAAAACATGTCGATGAAATTGCCACAAGTATTGCAAAAGGAAGTCCCGAACGTGCAGAAAAACTGCAGAAAATATTGCAGCACGCGGTAAATACAGTGCCTATTTATAAAGGCATTTCGCCCGAAAGCATTGAAAACTTCAGGGTGATGGACAAGAATTTCATCCGCGAGAACAGCGCTTCTTTCCTGTCATCGGCTTTTGAGGAACACCAACGCATTGCTGCAGTAACAAGCGGATCGACAGGAACGCCGTTTAAGGTTTTCCACGACCGCAATAAGAAAAGCAGGAACAGCGCCGATACGATTTATTTTGCATCGAGGGCCGGATTTTCTGTCGGTGAAAAACTGTATTATTTCAAGATCTGGAGCGCTTTGAACCACAAGAGTTTTTCTTTGCGCTATATGCAGAACATCACGCCTGTGGATGTAATCCACCTTGATGATAATCAGATTGAGAAATTGATAAAAGAAATCGAGAATGACGGATCAGATATGGGGTTTTTAGGATATTCGTCAGCATTGGAACTCGTAGCGCGTTATCTTGACAAGACCTATCACGGACCCGTAAAAGCGAAAGTAAATTCGATCATTTCCATGTCTGAAGGGCTTAACGAATACACTAAAAACACTTTAACAAAATTCTTCGGGACACAGGCCGTTTCCCGGTATTCCAATATTGAAAACGGGATTATCGCACAACAGGAAACGGACGGATTATTGCGTTTCCGGATCAATACCGCGAGTTACCATATCGAAATCCTCGGCATGGATTCGGATATACCGGTGAAAAAAGGAAAATTGGGCCGCATCGTCGTCACCGATTTTTACAATTATGCGATGCCGATGATCCGTTATGATACCGGTGATATCGGCTGTCTTTCAACAGAAGACGACAATTACCTGCAAACCATCGAAGGCAGGAAACTGGACCTGATCTACGATACCAAAGGCGATTTGATTTCTTCGTACATCGTCTACAAAAACATGTGGCAGTATGTTGAAATCAACCAATACCAGTTTGTGCAATATGGCCCGAAGGATTACCTGTTTAAGGTCAATTCGGACAGCGCTTTCGGCAAAGAAGAAAAACTGGTGGCGGAGTTTAAGCAATACCTTGGCAAAGATGCCAATTTCAAAGTGGAATATGTAGACGAGATTCCTCTTTTATCCTCAGGAAAAAGAAAAAAAATCATGAACACCTATCACAATAAATAG
- a CDS encoding sugar transferase: MYKFLKPFLESFAALVALVVFSPIIIIVTILLYIQNNGKPFFYQRRPGKDQKPFDIIKFKSMTDAKDADGNLLPDNQRITAVGAFVRKTSIDEIPQLFNVLKWDMGIIGPRPLLFKYIPLYNDRQLRRHEVRPGMTGWAQINGRNSISWAEKFEMDVYYVENVTLWLDIKIFFMSFMKIFKKEGVNQSDDRPMEPFNGSN, from the coding sequence ATGTATAAATTTTTAAAACCATTCCTTGAATCTTTTGCTGCATTGGTGGCATTGGTTGTTTTTTCGCCGATTATCATCATCGTGACCATCCTGCTTTACATCCAGAATAATGGAAAACCTTTTTTCTACCAGAGACGTCCGGGCAAAGACCAAAAGCCCTTCGACATCATCAAATTCAAATCTATGACCGATGCCAAAGACGCGGATGGGAATTTGTTGCCCGACAATCAAAGGATTACTGCTGTAGGCGCCTTCGTCAGGAAAACCTCGATTGATGAGATCCCACAGTTGTTCAATGTCCTGAAGTGGGACATGGGAATCATCGGGCCGCGTCCGCTGCTTTTCAAATACATTCCGCTGTACAATGACCGTCAGCTACGCCGCCATGAAGTGCGTCCCGGAATGACAGGCTGGGCGCAGATTAACGGGCGTAATTCGATTAGCTGGGCGGAAAAATTTGAGATGGATGTGTATTATGTTGAGAATGTGACGCTGTGGCTGGACATCAAAATCTTCTTCATGTCGTTTATGAAAATCTTCAAGAAAGAAGGCGTAAACCAAAGCGATGACCGTCCGATGGAACCTTTTAACGGAAGCAATTAA
- a CDS encoding acyltransferase — MFKKLAHYYKLNYWDGVRHAKDMGVRMGKGCSIYSRNFGSEPYLIELGDRVQVGLDVHFFTHGASWMFREKHPDFDFFGKIKVGSNVYIGYGSIILPGVTIGSNVLIAAGSVVTKSIPDNSIAGGNPAKVIGSISDLEERIMDYNLNCKKMSRKEKMAFLLSQDDSKFLQK, encoded by the coding sequence ATGTTTAAAAAGTTAGCACATTATTACAAACTCAATTACTGGGACGGTGTAAGGCATGCAAAAGATATGGGTGTCAGAATGGGCAAAGGCTGCTCGATTTACAGTAGGAACTTCGGCAGTGAACCTTACCTGATTGAGCTTGGCGACAGGGTACAGGTGGGGCTTGATGTGCATTTTTTTACACATGGAGCCAGCTGGATGTTCCGTGAAAAGCATCCGGATTTTGACTTTTTCGGTAAGATTAAAGTGGGAAGCAACGTCTACATCGGTTATGGTTCCATCATTCTGCCCGGCGTTACGATTGGCAGCAATGTGCTGATCGCTGCCGGTTCTGTGGTGACGAAAAGCATCCCCGACAATTCGATTGCAGGCGGAAACCCGGCAAAAGTGATCGGCAGTATCAGTGATCTTGAGGAACGGATTATGGATTATAACCTGAATTGCAAGAAAATGAGCCGTAAAGAAAAAATGGCATTCCTGCTGTCTCAGGATGATTCGAAATTTTTGCAGAAATAA
- a CDS encoding glycosyltransferase family 4 protein yields the protein MKKKLIIGITAEPSVDLLNGQLDYFIKKGYEVYLMAPDAPRVTKFCAEENAPLLPIKIERTISPWKDLKSLFQIIGIFRKIKPDIVNLGTPKVSLVGMMAAKITGVPLRIYTCRGFRFEHEKGKMKSFLIFLEKIIASCSHKVICISNSVKDLGMKEGIFPDEKTVHIAKGSSNGINLTLFDPNAIDREKAAAAKQEYQLEGCFVFGYVGRIVDRKGIKELYHAFDKYYKENDKARLLMIGRPFWDQIADPQLIEDYNNHPGIVMAGMKPQPEVPLYLSLMDVFVLPAWWEGFGNVLIQAAAMGVPIISTKATGCMDAVSDGFNGRLINPYSEGELVNMLRYFYQHQPEIKQMGINGIEWAKNFRPEIIWEGMDEIYSTVK from the coding sequence ATGAAAAAGAAATTAATCATAGGCATCACCGCCGAACCAAGCGTCGACCTGCTGAACGGCCAACTCGATTATTTTATCAAGAAAGGCTACGAAGTGTACCTGATGGCTCCCGATGCGCCGCGCGTGACGAAATTCTGCGCCGAAGAAAACGCGCCGTTGCTGCCGATAAAGATTGAGCGTACCATCAGCCCGTGGAAAGACCTGAAATCATTGTTCCAGATCATTGGGATTTTCAGGAAAATCAAACCGGACATTGTCAATCTTGGTACGCCTAAGGTGAGCCTCGTAGGGATGATGGCAGCCAAAATCACTGGCGTTCCACTTCGGATTTATACCTGCCGTGGCTTCCGTTTTGAGCATGAAAAGGGAAAGATGAAATCATTTTTGATATTCCTTGAAAAAATTATTGCCTCTTGTTCCCACAAGGTCATCTGCATCAGCAATTCGGTGAAAGACCTCGGAATGAAGGAAGGTATTTTTCCTGATGAAAAAACGGTGCACATCGCCAAAGGCAGCAGCAACGGCATCAACCTGACATTGTTTGACCCAAATGCTATTGATAGAGAAAAAGCAGCAGCAGCAAAGCAAGAGTACCAGCTTGAAGGTTGTTTCGTTTTCGGATATGTCGGCCGCATCGTCGACCGTAAAGGCATTAAGGAATTGTACCACGCTTTCGATAAATACTATAAAGAAAACGACAAAGCGCGCCTGCTGATGATCGGCAGGCCGTTCTGGGACCAGATAGCCGACCCCCAGTTGATCGAGGATTACAACAACCATCCCGGGATTGTCATGGCCGGCATGAAACCACAACCCGAAGTGCCATTATATTTGTCACTGATGGATGTTTTCGTACTGCCCGCGTGGTGGGAAGGTTTCGGGAACGTACTGATACAGGCCGCCGCGATGGGAGTCCCTATTATCAGCACGAAGGCCACAGGCTGCATGGACGCTGTTTCGGACGGTTTCAACGGCAGGCTGATCAACCCCTATTCTGAAGGGGAACTCGTCAATATGCTGCGGTATTTTTACCAGCATCAGCCTGAAATAAAGCAAATGGGTATCAACGGCATCGAATGGGCAAAAAATTTCAGGCCCGAAATCATTTGGGAAGGCATGGATGAGATTTATTCCACCGTAAAATAG
- a CDS encoding glycosyltransferase family 4 protein, whose translation MATKVLFVHDGPLYQNKSGDFFGIHYNDKIKARYLMLGDELTFCMRLRTIEDGNSSKFSPISSDHFRFIEFPNFKSIRNYFPNKAKAVKTIEEAVASHDVVVARMPSASGTIAVKAARKLGKPYLVEFVACTFDAYWNYNWKGKMIAHYKLREQQQIIKDCPYVIYVTKEFLQNRYPTTGKSINCSNVELKDLSEEKLNKRLEKIAAGVPETMSLATVAAIDVPYKGQDDVIKAISILKKQGVTVKYHVIGQGKPDYLKSIAEKHGVTNQVEIIGALPHEQVFEFLEKIDLYIQPSKQEGLPRALIEAMSVGCPALGARTAGIPELLSPEKIFRPGDAGQIASLIKNFGQQEMKAEAQKNFTTAKEYQKDILFNRRKDFYNLFLKEAVHANAAKP comes from the coding sequence ATGGCAACAAAAGTCCTTTTTGTGCACGACGGGCCTCTTTACCAGAATAAAAGCGGCGATTTCTTCGGAATCCATTATAACGATAAAATCAAGGCAAGGTACCTGATGCTGGGAGACGAACTGACATTTTGCATGCGCCTCAGGACGATTGAGGATGGCAACAGCAGCAAGTTCAGCCCCATATCTTCAGATCATTTCCGCTTTATCGAATTCCCGAATTTTAAAAGCATCAGGAATTATTTTCCGAACAAAGCCAAAGCCGTGAAAACGATTGAAGAGGCAGTCGCTTCACACGATGTCGTTGTCGCGCGTATGCCGAGCGCTTCAGGAACGATTGCGGTGAAAGCCGCGCGAAAACTCGGGAAGCCTTATCTGGTGGAGTTTGTAGCCTGTACTTTCGACGCTTATTGGAACTACAACTGGAAAGGCAAAATGATTGCGCATTATAAATTGCGTGAACAGCAGCAGATTATAAAGGATTGCCCTTACGTCATTTATGTGACCAAAGAATTCCTGCAAAACAGGTATCCTACAACAGGTAAAAGCATCAATTGTTCCAATGTGGAGCTGAAAGACCTTTCTGAAGAAAAATTAAATAAAAGGCTTGAAAAGATTGCCGCAGGCGTTCCTGAAACGATGTCACTGGCTACGGTTGCGGCAATAGACGTACCGTACAAAGGCCAGGATGATGTGATCAAGGCGATTTCCATCCTGAAGAAACAAGGAGTAACTGTAAAATATCATGTGATCGGACAGGGCAAACCCGATTATTTAAAAAGTATTGCCGAAAAACACGGAGTAACAAACCAGGTCGAAATCATCGGGGCATTGCCGCACGAACAGGTTTTTGAATTCCTTGAAAAAATCGATTTGTACATCCAGCCGAGCAAGCAGGAAGGTTTGCCGCGCGCGCTGATCGAAGCGATGAGTGTGGGTTGCCCGGCTTTGGGTGCCCGGACCGCGGGAATTCCTGAATTGTTGTCACCGGAAAAGATTTTCCGGCCTGGTGATGCAGGTCAGATCGCATCCCTGATTAAAAATTTCGGGCAGCAGGAAATGAAAGCCGAAGCCCAAAAGAATTTTACCACTGCCAAAGAATACCAAAAAGACATCCTGTTCAACCGCCGGAAAGATTTTTACAATCTTTTCCTGAAAGAAGCCGTGCATGCGAATGCCGCAAAACCTTAA
- a CDS encoding glycosyltransferase, protein MKKKILFLLPTLDAGGAENYALRVINHYKEEFDFSVLSVKLRKGDLHDDFAKAGAKIFYRSIGYLDIKKAKAFYDFLKSEGFDTICTFNGNFGGLPIAIAKKAGIKNRMAFYRRSTNAFGNNFFKKKYNDFANFLIRKNATGILSNSRAAFENFHKKYHKTDPRYKVIPNGSDAAKFDIALSRKDAAKKLGINENAYVIGHVGRFDPAKNHNTIFKVAAKVIAENPEVFFLFCGKDTDSDNFKARLAENGISNNGITLGLRNDLEVVYRAMNVFYFPSVTEGQPNALIEAMLSGLPVITADIASISEALPENHQHMVFNPLEIRSVADLLIGFSTQRINENEFKCKDWAKVKFDLDKNLTLFKDLL, encoded by the coding sequence TTGAAAAAGAAAATACTTTTTTTATTGCCTACGCTCGATGCCGGTGGTGCCGAGAATTATGCACTCCGCGTAATCAATCATTACAAAGAGGAATTTGATTTCAGTGTGCTGTCCGTAAAACTGAGGAAAGGAGACCTGCATGATGATTTTGCTAAAGCCGGTGCAAAAATCTTTTACAGGTCCATCGGATATCTCGACATCAAAAAAGCAAAAGCATTTTATGATTTCCTGAAATCGGAAGGTTTTGATACGATTTGTACCTTCAACGGAAATTTCGGCGGGCTCCCGATCGCGATTGCAAAAAAAGCCGGAATCAAAAACCGGATGGCTTTCTACAGAAGGTCTACGAACGCTTTCGGGAATAATTTCTTCAAAAAGAAATATAATGATTTTGCGAATTTCCTGATCAGGAAAAACGCCACCGGAATCCTGTCAAACAGCCGTGCCGCTTTTGAGAATTTCCATAAGAAATACCATAAAACAGACCCGCGGTATAAAGTCATCCCAAATGGTTCCGATGCTGCGAAATTTGATATTGCCCTCTCAAGGAAAGACGCTGCGAAAAAACTCGGGATAAACGAAAATGCCTATGTCATTGGGCATGTCGGCCGTTTTGACCCGGCTAAAAACCACAATACCATTTTCAAAGTGGCTGCCAAAGTGATTGCAGAAAACCCGGAAGTATTTTTTCTTTTTTGCGGGAAAGATACCGACAGCGATAATTTTAAAGCCAGGCTTGCTGAAAACGGCATCAGCAACAACGGCATCACCTTAGGCCTCAGGAATGATTTAGAGGTGGTTTACAGGGCGATGAATGTGTTTTATTTCCCTTCAGTCACTGAAGGCCAGCCGAATGCCTTAATTGAAGCGATGCTGAGCGGGCTTCCGGTAATCACAGCCGATATCGCTTCAATAAGTGAAGCATTGCCTGAAAACCACCAGCATATGGTTTTTAATCCATTGGAAATAAGGTCGGTAGCGGATTTACTGATCGGTTTTTCAACGCAGCGAATCAACGAAAATGAATTTAAATGCAAAGATTGGGCGAAGGTAAAATTCGACCTCGATAAAAACCTGACCCTTTTCAAAGACCTTTTATAA
- a CDS encoding NAD-dependent epimerase/dehydratase family protein — translation MKKILVTGAAGFIGFHLVKRLLETGHDVYGIDNLNAYYDVRLKLDRLRQLGIDVQEENFLRQKEVGSNTHSHFKFLQLDLTDEHRLDVLFEKEQFDVVANLAAQAGVRYSIDNPKVYVQSNVVGFINILEACRQNNIKHLVYASSSSVYGNRDEVPFSENDRVDHPVSLYAATKKSNELMAHVYSHLYGLPTTGLRFFTVYGPWGRPDMAPFLFTKALFEGKPIKVFNNGDLRRDFTYIDDIIQGVTGIIDKEVSQSDYRVFNIGNNNPEKLMDFIKFIQESSGKEAKLDFLPMQAGDVFQTYADIDQLQQYSGYKPQTSLKEGLQQFVHWYKEYYKVS, via the coding sequence ATGAAAAAAATACTTGTTACAGGAGCCGCAGGTTTCATAGGATTCCATCTTGTCAAAAGATTGCTCGAAACCGGGCACGACGTCTATGGCATCGATAACCTGAACGCTTATTATGATGTAAGGCTGAAACTTGACCGCCTCAGGCAACTTGGCATTGATGTACAGGAAGAGAATTTCCTCAGGCAAAAGGAAGTGGGTAGCAACACTCATAGCCATTTCAAATTCCTCCAGCTCGACCTGACCGATGAGCATCGCCTCGATGTACTTTTTGAAAAAGAGCAGTTTGATGTGGTAGCCAATCTTGCTGCGCAGGCCGGAGTGCGTTATTCTATCGACAACCCGAAAGTATACGTGCAATCGAACGTCGTTGGGTTCATCAACATCCTGGAAGCCTGCCGCCAGAATAATATCAAGCATTTGGTTTATGCTTCAAGTTCCTCGGTATACGGCAACCGCGATGAAGTTCCTTTCTCTGAAAATGACCGCGTCGATCATCCGGTAAGCCTTTATGCAGCAACCAAAAAAAGCAACGAGCTCATGGCGCATGTATATTCACATCTTTACGGATTGCCTACAACAGGCTTGCGTTTTTTTACCGTGTACGGACCTTGGGGAAGGCCGGATATGGCACCGTTCCTTTTCACCAAAGCATTGTTTGAAGGCAAACCGATCAAGGTGTTTAACAATGGCGATTTAAGGCGTGACTTCACTTACATCGACGACATCATCCAGGGCGTAACCGGAATCATCGACAAGGAAGTGTCACAATCGGACTACCGCGTTTTCAATATCGGCAATAACAATCCTGAGAAATTGATGGATTTTATAAAATTCATCCAGGAATCTTCAGGAAAGGAAGCCAAACTTGATTTCCTGCCAATGCAGGCCGGCGATGTGTTCCAGACGTATGCGGACATCGACCAATTGCAGCAATATTCCGGATATAAGCCACAAACCTCACTTAAAGAAGGCCTTCAGCAATTTGTACATTGGTATAAAGAATATTATAAAGTAAGTTGA
- a CDS encoding polysaccharide (de)acetylase — protein MSLKDLIKNNLYSISGWSTPRKIVVIESDDWGSIRMQSANAFAAMSQQFALKDNPFNRVDSLETESDMDMLYECLNAVKDKNGNHAKITANFLTANPDFEKIKASRFEQYFYEDFRNSYERYDCGNAFEKVQHGINAGIFYPQFHGREHVQVEYWMRDLMEAKRETLIGFEHGFFGFGRNEINAKGYLSSFNAASETELENVKKTIREGLQHFEKIFGFTSRSVIAPQNTMHPKLLPFLKENGVDVIQGARVRKQQPLHANEKPTVKRFMGSVNEAGQLDIVRNVTFEPGSHKTSQVDKALKEIEIAFRWGKPAVICSHRHNFMGTLDASNREKGFQQLGQLLHTICKKWPQTEFMTTIELANLIKSSKKLR, from the coding sequence GTGAGCCTTAAAGATTTAATTAAAAATAACCTTTACAGCATTTCCGGCTGGTCCACGCCACGGAAAATTGTGGTCATTGAAAGCGACGACTGGGGAAGCATCAGGATGCAGTCTGCGAATGCTTTCGCGGCCATGTCGCAGCAGTTTGCGCTTAAGGACAATCCTTTCAATCGTGTGGATTCGCTCGAAACTGAAAGTGATATGGACATGCTTTATGAATGCCTTAATGCTGTAAAAGATAAAAATGGAAACCACGCCAAAATCACCGCCAATTTCCTCACCGCCAATCCTGATTTTGAAAAAATAAAAGCTTCGCGTTTTGAGCAATATTTTTATGAGGATTTCAGGAATTCATATGAGCGGTATGATTGTGGAAATGCCTTTGAAAAAGTGCAACACGGAATCAATGCAGGTATTTTTTATCCGCAATTTCACGGTCGGGAACACGTTCAGGTGGAATATTGGATGAGAGACCTAATGGAAGCAAAACGCGAAACCTTGATCGGGTTTGAACATGGTTTCTTTGGTTTTGGGCGTAATGAAATTAATGCTAAAGGATATCTTTCTTCGTTCAACGCTGCTTCCGAAACGGAATTGGAAAACGTAAAAAAAACAATACGCGAAGGGCTTCAGCATTTCGAAAAAATCTTTGGGTTTACATCCAGGTCGGTAATCGCTCCGCAAAATACCATGCACCCGAAGTTGCTGCCTTTCCTTAAAGAAAATGGCGTCGATGTCATTCAGGGCGCGCGCGTCAGGAAGCAACAGCCTTTACATGCAAATGAAAAACCAACCGTAAAAAGGTTTATGGGATCGGTAAATGAAGCAGGACAGCTTGATATCGTACGCAACGTCACTTTTGAACCGGGTTCTCATAAGACATCACAGGTTGATAAAGCATTAAAAGAAATCGAAATTGCTTTCCGCTGGGGAAAACCAGCGGTAATCTGCAGCCACAGGCACAATTTTATGGGAACGCTCGACGCATCGAACCGCGAAAAAGGGTTTCAGCAACTTGGGCAGTTACTGCATACCATTTGCAAAAAATGGCCCCAAACCGAATTCATGACCACAATCGAATTGGCCAATCTAATCAAATCATCAAAAAAGCTTAGATGA
- a CDS encoding EpsG family protein: MQQTTENTQKDDSLWMLILFLINPFFSLVFSIKNYLSRYSRNIVMLFCGFYGLTFYPVRESMDSFRHREDFVEWASQTDITFDQFASRLYSEDVKYVDVFMPLLKFVVSRFTDDVGIFYAILGLLFGYYLSRNIWLLVDHCKDKLTRNLGIVLFTVAFVIGPWEINSFRFWIGAQMFMFYGYNYLVLKKKRHLIGLIATPFIHFGFFFTLVVFAVYKLAGNRLHIYFMIFLASLVINSFPVVNIQSYIPETSLDALNKKTTSYTSDDYIEGRAEVASELNWYVAFKVKPLNFTTFLLIAFLYFRKRKELLESKYLSLLCFSLLLMSLSYAIMGEVPTFFRYFRTSLLMFYAFLFLFMVNGDEQWYKKFYPLQVFATVFYIIVEIRIWFDTATVDTFISNPIVAFISQTYICVINFIK, translated from the coding sequence ATGCAGCAAACCACTGAAAATACGCAGAAAGACGACTCGTTATGGATGCTGATCCTGTTTTTGATCAACCCATTCTTCTCGTTGGTGTTCTCTATTAAGAATTACTTATCCAGATATTCGAGGAACATCGTGATGCTCTTCTGCGGATTTTACGGACTCACGTTCTATCCGGTGAGGGAATCCATGGATTCTTTCCGGCACCGCGAGGATTTTGTCGAGTGGGCCAGCCAGACTGATATCACTTTTGACCAGTTTGCTTCCAGGCTCTATAGTGAAGATGTAAAATATGTTGACGTTTTCATGCCCTTGCTTAAGTTCGTTGTAAGCCGTTTTACAGATGATGTCGGCATTTTTTACGCGATACTCGGGTTGCTTTTCGGGTATTACCTGTCACGGAATATCTGGCTGCTGGTTGACCATTGTAAGGACAAACTGACCCGCAACCTTGGCATTGTGCTTTTTACAGTAGCTTTCGTCATTGGACCTTGGGAAATCAACTCGTTCAGGTTTTGGATTGGGGCGCAGATGTTTATGTTTTACGGCTACAATTACCTGGTCTTAAAGAAGAAACGACATTTAATAGGATTGATTGCGACGCCCTTCATACACTTCGGTTTCTTCTTTACACTGGTCGTCTTTGCGGTGTATAAGCTGGCGGGGAACAGGCTTCACATCTATTTTATGATATTCCTGGCATCGTTGGTCATCAACAGTTTTCCGGTGGTGAACATACAGTCGTACATTCCGGAAACCTCATTGGACGCACTCAACAAAAAAACCACCAGTTACACCAGCGACGATTATATCGAGGGCAGGGCCGAAGTGGCTTCCGAGCTGAACTGGTACGTAGCTTTCAAGGTAAAGCCGCTGAATTTTACGACTTTTCTGCTTATCGCATTTTTATATTTCAGGAAAAGAAAGGAACTTCTGGAAAGCAAATACCTCTCATTGCTGTGTTTTTCGCTTTTACTGATGTCGTTGTCCTATGCAATTATGGGGGAAGTGCCAACGTTTTTCCGTTATTTCCGTACTTCACTGCTGATGTTCTACGCCTTCCTGTTTTTATTTATGGTTAATGGTGACGAGCAATGGTATAAGAAATTTTATCCATTGCAGGTTTTTGCCACCGTGTTTTACATCATCGTGGAAATCCGTATCTGGTTTGACACCGCTACGGTCGATACCTTTATCTCCAACCCAATTGTGGCATTCATTTCGCAGACCTACATCTGCGTGATTAATTTTATCAAGTAA
- a CDS encoding polysialyltransferase family glycosyltransferase, whose amino-acid sequence MKNILFAINTEYHVLVITSLIEQLYSDKSQYHVTVLLHVNIKANRFKNQLNFEALGVEVVVVEIDITSKVYDPKVKQALDYVLSKPYEKLILFLEQAPINQYLINKLSPKGTTICIAPEGTRPYITIAKAAIPSRLRATIKNYRFFKTQRLSVNRLYIVSNKNGFLKQTDEVWINHPESYKNVTHKKVVPISLYTSEGETKKASEIFNFDITKEMPQTEGMLFYINQWYVEFKVYDFELEVLQAILDKFPDKTIYIKLHPNTHAFQIEKFEKMDRIILNRSTVPAELFIINLKNSIVFSFWSAALLIGNPSNKFYWIHKLLEKQKLMDWWSIVNPTKHIREVEDINDIQF is encoded by the coding sequence ATGAAGAATATCCTTTTTGCCATAAACACTGAGTACCATGTATTGGTTATTACAAGCCTGATAGAACAATTGTATTCAGACAAAAGCCAATACCATGTGACCGTTTTATTGCATGTAAACATAAAGGCAAACCGCTTTAAGAACCAGTTGAATTTTGAGGCACTGGGCGTTGAGGTTGTGGTTGTTGAAATCGATATTACCAGCAAAGTCTATGATCCTAAAGTGAAGCAGGCACTCGATTATGTACTTTCAAAACCCTACGAAAAGCTCATTTTATTTCTGGAACAGGCTCCGATTAATCAATACCTGATCAACAAATTGTCTCCGAAAGGCACCACCATCTGCATTGCGCCGGAAGGGACCAGGCCATACATCACGATTGCGAAAGCGGCAATCCCTTCAAGGCTCAGGGCGACGATCAAAAACTACCGTTTTTTCAAGACGCAGCGACTTTCTGTAAACCGGCTATACATTGTGAGCAATAAAAATGGCTTTTTAAAACAGACCGATGAAGTCTGGATCAACCATCCGGAAAGTTACAAGAATGTCACGCATAAAAAAGTAGTTCCGATTTCATTGTACACTTCAGAAGGTGAAACAAAAAAAGCATCCGAAATATTTAATTTCGATATCACCAAAGAGATGCCGCAAACCGAAGGAATGTTGTTTTACATCAACCAGTGGTATGTGGAATTTAAGGTGTATGATTTTGAACTCGAAGTGCTTCAGGCGATCCTGGATAAATTTCCGGATAAGACGATTTATATCAAATTGCACCCCAATACGCACGCTTTCCAGATCGAAAAATTTGAGAAAATGGATCGCATTATCCTTAACAGGAGTACCGTTCCTGCCGAACTTTTTATCATCAACCTCAAAAACAGCATCGTGTTCAGTTTTTGGTCGGCTGCATTACTGATCGGAAATCCGTCGAATAAATTTTACTGGATCCACAAATTGCTGGAAAAGCAAAAACTGATGGATTGGTGGTCCATCGTCAATCCGACAAAGCATATCCGTGAAGTGGAAGACATTAACGACATCCAATTTTAA